In the genome of Dermacentor silvarum isolate Dsil-2018 chromosome 1, BIME_Dsil_1.4, whole genome shotgun sequence, one region contains:
- the LOC119436699 gene encoding histone deacetylase 8-like produces MYESLYSTLFCNDDDNDRASVMIIPSDESPELGSAVTALHNTAPETCVSATAKNTRVGYVHSPAHLFECERLPRVRRRCLLVHGLLKCYNLLKSLLVIDPLVASRDDLCLFHSADYVDFLECCEAAKDLDREDIVSRARDYSLVDDCAPTQRLLTLVKYIAGGTLAAARAITEKTCDVAVHWEGGWHHAHRNEAAGFCYVNDVVLGILELRRKFERVLYIDLDVHHGDGVQEAFAGTDKVMTVSVHQYEPGFYPGTGAVNDIGFGLGRGYSINLPLRSGASDSTFVRVVTTVIGEVRERYKPDAVVCQCGADGLSGDPLGAWNLTPDAFVQCVRLVHSWALPLLLLGGGGYAAANAARCWTAVTAALLGQELEEDIPEHHFLMMYGPGYELNLEPGFRRDLNNAAYIDNLLQVVMRQVQLIGVA; encoded by the coding sequence ATGTATGAAAGCCTGTATTCCACTTTGTTTTGCAACGATGACGACAATGATCGAGCAAGTGTAATGATCATCCCGAGCGACGAATCGCCTGAGTTAGGCTCTGCTGTTACTGCTCTCCATAACACGGCCCCTGAAACGTGTGTGTCGGCGACTGCAAAAAACACTCGCGTCGGCTACGTCCACAGTCCAGCTCATCTATTTGAGTGCGAAAGGTTACCGCGCGTTCGTAGACGCTGTCTTCTTGTCCACGGACTTCTCAAGTGCTACAATCTGCTGAAGTCTTTGCTCGTTATTGATCCGCTGGTGGCCAGTCGCGATGATCTTTGCCTGTTCCATTCTGCTGACTACGTCGACTTTCTAGAGTGTTGCGAAGCGGCAAAAGACCTTGACAGAGAAGATATCGTAAGTCGTGCCCGTGACTACAGCCTTGTCGATGACTGTGCCCCGACACAACGACTCCTAACTCTAGTGAAGTACATTGCAGGTGGCACCTTAGCAGCTGCTAGAGCCATCACTGAAAAAACTTGCGATGTTGCTGTACATTGGGAGGGCGGTTGGCACCACGCACATAGAAACGAAGCAGCTGGCTTCTGCTACGTTAATGACGTCGTCCTTGGGATATTGGAACTGCGTCGTAAGTTCGAACGAGTTTTGTACATCGACCTAGACGTTCATCACGGCGATGGAGTTCAGGAAGCTTTCGCAGGCACTGACAAAGTCATGACTGTGTCGGTTCATCAGTACGAGCCCGGTTTCTACCCTGGTACGGGGGCAGTGAATGACATTGGGTTTGGCTTGGGTCGGGGGTACTCGATAAACTTGCCGCTTCGGAGCGGTGCTAGCGATTCTACTTTTGTGCGCGTGGTAACAACTGTGATCGGCGAGGTCAGAGAGCGGTACAAGCCTGACGCTGTTGTTTGTCAGTGTGGAGCGGACGGATTGTCCGGTGATCCGCTCGGAGCTTGGAATCTGACTCCAGACGCATTCGTGCAGTGCGTTCGTCTAGTGCACAGCTgggcgctgccgctgctgcttctCGGTGGAGGCGGCTACGCGGCTGCCAACGCTGCACGCTGCTGGACCGCAGTTACCGCGGCTCTATTGGGCCAGGAGCTGGAGGAAGACATTCCTGAACACCACTTCCTTATGATGTACGGTCCTGGCTACGAGCTTAACCTGGAGCCCGGCTTTCGCCGTGACCTGAATAATGCCGCGTACATCGACAACCTGCTGCAAGTTGTGATGAGACAAGTACAACTAATTGGAGTGGCCTAA